ATTTATAATAAAAATGTTTTAATTGTAGAAGATATTATCGATTCAGGGAAAACTTTAAGTAAAGTATCAGATATACTAAAACTTAGAAATCCAAAATCTTTATCAATTTGTACTCTTTTAGATAAACCAGAATGTCGAGAGGTTAATATTAATGTTGATTTTATAGGGTTTTCTATTCCAGATGATTTTATTGTCGGTTATGGTATTGATTATGCTCAATCTTATCGTTATTTACCATACATAGGAAAAGTAATTTTTAAAAAATAAAATATTAATTTTAACTAAAAAATATTTTTTTATTATCAATAAGACGAGTGTTACCTAACCAAACAGATGCTAAAATAATCATTTTTTGTGTTTTTTTATCTGGAATGTCTAATGTTTTATATTTATATATATTAAATATGTCGATGGAAAATCCTTTTTTTAATAATAATATCTTAGATTCATTTATAACATTTTCAATAATATTAATATTACCTTCTTGTATAATTTTTTCAGAAGTTCTTTCTATTATTTCATATAAATAAGGAGCTATTTTTATTTCTTGAGAATTTAAGTTATTATTTCTAGAGCTGAGTGCAAGTCCATTTTTTGATCGTACT
The nucleotide sequence above comes from Buchnera aphidicola (Brachycaudus tragopogonis). Encoded proteins:
- the hpt gene encoding hypoxanthine phosphoribosyltransferase, with product MNHIIKVIISEKELDIRVRELGQEITRKYRNSKNKMILIALLRGSFVFIADLCRRIDIKHEVDFMTTSSYGRGILSSGDVKIIKDLDEDIYNKNVLIVEDIIDSGKTLSKVSDILKLRNPKSLSICTLLDKPECREVNINVDFIGFSIPDDFIVGYGIDYAQSYRYLPYIGKVIFKK